GGTGCTCAGTCCCTTGAGCACAGTTTGAAATTTAATTTAGAGGCGATCAAAAACTGATCCCATATTAGGTGTAAATAATTTATGGTAAAGTCGGGATGCGTAAGCATCTGTCATACCCGAAATATAGTCACAAATAATTCTATTTTTATTCTCAGCCTTTTCATATTGTTGCAGGGTTGAGGAAGGTAAAAGGTTTTTAGGATTGTTAGATAAGACTTCAAATAATTCAACCACGATTTTTTGCCCTTTGTAATCTAGAATTTGAATCTCAGGCTGTTTAATTACATTATTGATTACAAAAGTTTTAATTATTTCTAAAGCCTTTGTATTTTCTTCATCTTCTAAACCCGCATTATAGTCTAACAAAGGGTGTTCAAATAGGTTTTGTTTGCTGATATGTGCCTTCTTTAAAAAGTAGCGGATTAGTTTGCTAATAGCGTGTTTGCGGTCTCTATTTGTTAAACCAAATAGTAGTTTGGTGATTTCTTCCAAATCATTATTAAGTTCTACATTAATATTTTTAATAGCTGAAACTACTTGCTCTCGCCATTGATTTTCATTTACCAACTTTAAGGCAACGGCATCTTCAAGGTCATGAATTCCGTATGAAATATCATCTGCTAATTCCATAATAGATGAATCAAAAGACGTATAGAGTGGTTTTGTCTTTTTCTTAGGGTTGATTGTCATGAATTTTGAAAGATCTTCTTCAGAGAAAATTTTTGCGACCCATTTTGTAAATAAATCAGCTTCAGTATCTAGAATACATTTCGGAGGATAGTATTCTGTTAATTGAAGAGGGATATTTAAGTGTTGGTCTTGCTTTTTTTCAGGGTAAGGTAGATTAAATTTGGAATACGGAATAGGGTATTTAATGAGGCCTAGTAACGTTCTTCTAGTTAAGTTCATGCCATTTTCAGGAGTGTACTCAGCTA
This DNA window, taken from Acinetobacter sp. WCHA55, encodes the following:
- a CDS encoding anti-phage deoxyguanosine triphosphatase, whose product is MLDHQLLQERVNSNVSKDEDWNSESSDTPYQIDRARIIHSASFRRLQAKTQILGIGDSDFYRTRLTHSLEVAQLGFGITESLKSRYKDDPLIDLIPSQNAIESICLAHDIGHPAFGHGGEVALNYCMINDGGFEGNGQTLRIVSKLAEYTPENGMNLTRRTLLGLIKYPIPYSKFNLPYPEKKQDQHLNIPLQLTEYYPPKCILDTEADLFTKWVAKIFSEEDLSKFMTINPKKKTKPLYTSFDSSIMELADDISYGIHDLEDAVALKLVNENQWREQVVSAIKNINVELNNDLEEITKLLFGLTNRDRKHAISKLIRYFLKKAHISKQNLFEHPLLDYNAGLEDEENTKALEIIKTFVINNVIKQPEIQILDYKGQKIVVELFEVLSNNPKNLLPSSTLQQYEKAENKNRIICDYISGMTDAYASRLYHKLFTPNMGSVFDRL